A single window of Carassius auratus strain Wakin chromosome 9, ASM336829v1, whole genome shotgun sequence DNA harbors:
- the LOC113108288 gene encoding insulin-like growth factor-binding protein 5 isoform X1, with translation MALLVLGTFLTALSISGGSFVPCEPCDQKALSMCPPVPVGCQLVKEPGCGCCLTCALAEGQACGVYTGTCTHGLRCLPRNGEEKPLHALLHGRGVCTNEKGYKPPHPPIDRESIEHDDTVKPDTPEDQIPKIPLYPKPDVINSMKNAAVRKDKKKQLEKHRSLVLMDYSPLPLDKHEPEFGPCRRKLDGIIQSMKDTSRVMALSLYLPNCDRKGFFKRKQCKPSRGRKRGICWCVDKYGVQLPGTDYSGGNIQCKDLENSNNNE, from the exons ATGGCTCTTCTTGTGCTGGGTACATTTCTCACGGCGTTGTCCATCAGCGGAGGCTCTTTCGTGCCGTGCGAGCCGTGCGATCAGAAGGCGCTCTCCATGTGTCCTCCGGTCCCGGTGGGCTGTCAGCTGGTGAAGGAGCCCGGCTGCGGCTGCTGCTTGACTTGCGCTCTGGCGGAGGGGCAGGCGTGCGGGGTGTACACCGGTACATGCACGCACGGACTGCGCTGCCTGCCGCGTAACGGCGAGGAGAAGCCGCTTCACGCCCTGCTGCACGGCAGGGGAGTGTGCACGAACGAGAAGGGATACAAACCACCGCACCCACCCATTG ATCGTGAATCAATAGAGCATGATGATACAGTGAAGCCAGACACGCCTGAAGACCAGATTCCTAAAATTCCCCTTTACCCCAAACCAGACGTAATCAACAGCATGAAGAATGCTGCAGTGCGCAAGGACAAGAAGAAACAACTGGAGAAGCATCGGTCACTGGTGTTGATGGACTACTCCCCACTTCCACTCGACAAGCATGAGCCTGAATTT GGTCCCTGCAGAAGGAAACTGGATGGAATCATTCAAAGTATGAAAGACACCTCCCGCGTCATGGCTCTTTCCCTCTACCTGCCTAACTGTGACAGGAAGGGCTTCTTCAAGCGCAAACAG TGCAAGCCCTCCCGTGGCCGGAAACGAGGCATCTGCTGGTGCGTGGACAAATATGGCGTGCAGCTGCCCGGCACTGACTACAGCGGCGGTAACATCCAGTGCAAGGATTTGGAGAACAGCAACAACAACGAGTGA
- the LOC113108288 gene encoding insulin-like growth factor-binding protein 5 isoform X2, producing the protein MALLVLGTFLTALSISGGSFVPCEPCDQKALSMCPPVPVGCQLVKEPGCGCCLTCALAEGQACGVYTGTCTHGLRCLPRNGEEKPLHALLHGRGVCTNEKGYKPPHPPIDVINSMKNAAVRKDKKKQLEKHRSLVLMDYSPLPLDKHEPEFGPCRRKLDGIIQSMKDTSRVMALSLYLPNCDRKGFFKRKQCKPSRGRKRGICWCVDKYGVQLPGTDYSGGNIQCKDLENSNNNE; encoded by the exons ATGGCTCTTCTTGTGCTGGGTACATTTCTCACGGCGTTGTCCATCAGCGGAGGCTCTTTCGTGCCGTGCGAGCCGTGCGATCAGAAGGCGCTCTCCATGTGTCCTCCGGTCCCGGTGGGCTGTCAGCTGGTGAAGGAGCCCGGCTGCGGCTGCTGCTTGACTTGCGCTCTGGCGGAGGGGCAGGCGTGCGGGGTGTACACCGGTACATGCACGCACGGACTGCGCTGCCTGCCGCGTAACGGCGAGGAGAAGCCGCTTCACGCCCTGCTGCACGGCAGGGGAGTGTGCACGAACGAGAAGGGATACAAACCACCGCACCCACCCATTG ACGTAATCAACAGCATGAAGAATGCTGCAGTGCGCAAGGACAAGAAGAAACAACTGGAGAAGCATCGGTCACTGGTGTTGATGGACTACTCCCCACTTCCACTCGACAAGCATGAGCCTGAATTT GGTCCCTGCAGAAGGAAACTGGATGGAATCATTCAAAGTATGAAAGACACCTCCCGCGTCATGGCTCTTTCCCTCTACCTGCCTAACTGTGACAGGAAGGGCTTCTTCAAGCGCAAACAG TGCAAGCCCTCCCGTGGCCGGAAACGAGGCATCTGCTGGTGCGTGGACAAATATGGCGTGCAGCTGCCCGGCACTGACTACAGCGGCGGTAACATCCAGTGCAAGGATTTGGAGAACAGCAACAACAACGAGTGA